A stretch of Henckelia pumila isolate YLH828 chromosome 4, ASM3356847v2, whole genome shotgun sequence DNA encodes these proteins:
- the LOC140861320 gene encoding uncharacterized protein produces the protein MVYGTEDVLPAEIGQESARIMAYGANNQELRAMDLDLLEEHRSQAAIRLAAYRKRMTQAYNKRVYPKVFQEGDLVMRKIQHPEKRGKLEAKYEGPFKVIGKAGIAAYYLEDAQGKKGKRSWNAQHLKKILSLVAQLGPGHVIAH, from the coding sequence ATGGTGTATGGGACCGAAGATGTTCTCCCAGCAGAAATTGGACAAGAAAGTGCTAGGATAATGGCATATGGGGCAAACAATCAAGAACTGCGAGCAATGGATTTGGACTTACTTGAGGAGCACAGGTCCCAAGCTGCAATTAGGCTCGCAGCCTATCGCAAACGAATGACCCAGGCCTACAACAAGAGAGTATACCCTAAGGTTTTCCAGGAGGGAGACCTGGTTATGCGAAAGATACAACATCCCGAGAAAAGAGGAAAGCTAGAGGCCAAGTATGAGGGCCCATTCAAAGTGATAGGAAAAGCTGGAATAGCTGCATATTACTTAGAAGATGCCCAAGGCAAGAAGGGTAAAAGGTCATGGAATGCCCAGCACTTGAAAAAAATACTATCCCTAGTAGCTCAGCTCGGGCCTGGTCATGTTATAGCCCACTAA
- the LOC140867742 gene encoding uncharacterized protein, which yields MSFEKSEHFLVRFNGKNYSVWAFQFQIFVKGKELWGHIDGTNPAPNSEKEKEYVKWEVKDAQIMSWILGSVDPSILLNLKPYKTSKEMWGYLKMVYNQSNAARRFHLELELGQFSQGSMSIQEFYSSFENIWAEYTDIVYAHVPPEGLIVVQKVHETSKRDQFLMKLKGEFEAIRSNLMNRDPVPLLDICIGELLREEQRLMTQAVMEQKDLNSTPIPVAYAAQGKFKGSRNMTNVQCYSCKGFGHIATHCPEKFCNYCKKPGHIIKDCPTRPPKKSETAYNASIGSSNAPSPGQSSLTPEMVQQMIVSALTALGISGSSVREDDRDGA from the exons ATGTCTTTTGAAAAATCAGAACATTTTCTTGTTCGATTTAATGGCAAGAATTATTCGGTGTGGGCCTTCCAATTCCAAATCTTTGTTAAGGGAAAGGAGTTATGGGGTCACATTGATGGCACAAATCCTGCACCTAACAGCGAAAAAGAGAAAGAATACGTAAAATGGGAGGTGAAGGATGCTCAGATTATGTCGTGGATCCTTGGGAGTGTGGACCCCTCCATACTTCTCAATCTTAAGCCTTATAAGACTTCTAAAGAAATGTGGGGTTACTTGAAGATGGTTTATAACCAAAGCAACGCCGCAAGAAGGTTTCATTTGGAACTTGAGTTGGGACAATTCAGTCAAGGGAGCATGTCAATCCAGGAGTTTTATTCTTCCTTTGAGAATATTTGGGCCGAGTACACTGATATTGTGTATGCACATGTACCTCCTGAAGGACTAATTGTTGTCCAAAAAGTACATGAGACTAGCAAACGTGACCAGTTTTTAATGAAGTTAAAGGGAGAATTTGAAGCAATCAGATCCAACTTGATGAACAGAGATCCAGTTCCTTTATTGGATATTTGTATTGGAGAGCTTCTCAGGGAAGAACAAAGGCTCATGACACAGGCTGTCATGGAGCAGAAAGATCTAAATTCTACTCCGATACCAGTTGCATACGCTGCTCAAGGGAAGTTTAAAGGAAGCCGAAATATGACAAATGTTCAGTGCTATAGTTGCAAAGGATTTGGGCATATTGCCACTCATTGTCCCGAGAAATTCTGCAATTATTGTAAGAAACCAGGGCATATCATCAAAGATTGTCCCACTCGACCTCCAAAGAAATCTGAAACTGCCTACAATGCCTCCATTGGTTCCTCAAATGCTCCTAGTCCTGGTCAGTCTTCTCTTACTCCTGAAATGGTCCAGCAGATGATAGTTTCTGCCTTGACTGCTTTAGGCATTTCAG GATCAAGTGTCCGGGAAGATGATCGCGACGGGGCCTAA
- the LOC140861319 gene encoding uncharacterized protein yields MANQNGDHPNLEELVTQAVQRAFAERGEANPLHPDHNAHLDEIKKLKEEMEQLRKKQAGYLATTTRNIPFTQEILDADLPKQFKLPHVGEYNGKGGTEDHLARFENAALLHKYSDQIKCRAFLTTLIGPAQQWFNMLRPGEIKEFKDFSKSFLHHFASSKKHPTTTFCLFAIKQREHENLRAYIRRFSALALEVPMATPDLFISAFMQGLDTKDFLESLIKRPPETYEELLARAEKYVNMEEIQVSRAAVKRERPKSPKSNRVSSSNSGMGQPFRPALLGEFTSFTPLRMSKVQALQICDDQKLTQRPPWTEKGPRNRESDKYCHFHNEYGHTTEDCRQLDQEIERII; encoded by the coding sequence aTGGCTAATCAGAATGGAGATCACCCAAATTTAGAGGAACTAGTAACTCAAGCTGTTCAGAGGGCTTTTGCAGAAAGGGGTGAGGCCAATCCTCTGCACCCCGATCATAATGCCCACCTCGATGAGATCAAAAAGTTGAAGGAAGAGATGGAGCAGCTAAGGAAAAAGCAGGCTGGGTATCTAGCTACCACAACAAGAAACATTCCTTTTACTCAGGAGATATTGGACGCCGACCTCCCCAAACAATTCAAATTGCCTCATGTCGGGGAGTATAATGGCAAGGGAGGTACTGAAGACCATTTAGCACGCTTCGAGAATGCAGCTCTGTTGCATAAATATTCTGATCAGATCAAGTGTAGGGCTTTCCTTACTACTCTCATAGGACCAGCCCAGCAATGGTTCAATATGCTACGCCCTGGGGAGATCAAGGAATTCAAGGATTTTAGCAAATCCTTTTTGCACCACTTTGCTAGCAGCAAAAAGCATCCCACCACTACTTTTTGCCTTTTTGCAATCAAGCAACGGGAACATGAAAATCTGAGAGCCTATATCCGCAGGTTTAGTGCCTTGGCTCTCGAGGTACCCATGGCGACTCCAGACCTGTTTATCAGTGCCTTCATGCAAGGGCTGGACACAAAAGATTTTCTCGAATCTTTAATAAAAAGGCCGCCGGAGACATACGAGGAGTTACTCGCCCGAGCTGAAAAATATGTCAACATGGAAGAAATACAGGTCTCGCGAGCTGCTGTGAAGAGGGAACGACCAAAAAGTCCAAAGAGCAATAGAGTTTCGAGCAGTAATTCCGGGATGGGACAGCCATTCCGACCCGCACTATTGGGAGAATTCACCTCTTTCACTCCTTTGCGCATGAGCAAAGTCCAAGCTCTTCAAATTTGTGACGATCAAAAACTCACACAAAGGCCTCCATGGACCGAGAAGGGACCTCGGAATAGGGAATCAGATAAATATTGTCACTTTCATAATGAGTACGGGCACACTACGGAAGACTGTCGTCAACTAGACCAAGAGATTGAAAGGATAATATAA